In Desulfopila inferna, a single genomic region encodes these proteins:
- a CDS encoding response regulator: MNKNIRILVVEDEILVGIMLSRKLESCGYEVGDVIINGEEAVRVTDRERPDVILMDIALSGSLNGLEAARQIRDKYNIPIILFTGYDTEKLSQQVLDIEPAAIISKLDNIEVVLKAIEKAVAA; the protein is encoded by the coding sequence ATGAACAAAAATATCAGGATACTCGTCGTCGAGGACGAAATTCTCGTTGGCATCATGCTGAGCAGAAAACTAGAATCCTGCGGCTATGAGGTTGGCGATGTAATTATTAACGGCGAAGAAGCGGTGCGCGTCACCGATAGGGAACGGCCGGATGTGATTCTCATGGACATCGCTCTCTCCGGCAGCCTCAACGGACTGGAGGCTGCCCGGCAGATCCGGGATAAATATAATATTCCCATTATCCTCTTTACCGGTTACGACACGGAGAAACTTTCCCAGCAGGTTTTGGATATTGAACCGGCTGCCATTATATCCAAACTCGATAATATTGAAGTAGTGCTCAAAGCCATCGAAAAGGCCGTGGCCGCCTGA
- the lpdA gene encoding dihydrolipoyl dehydrogenase: MAAEKNDIYDLVVIGAGPGGYVAAIRAAQLGLKVACVEKHDSLGGTCLNVGCIPSKALLESTWKYHECVHSMDVHGITLKDISFDLKMMMSRKDRIVATLTGGLEHLFKKNRIDRFTGTARLLENLKVEVSGEKVETVQGKAILIATGSKAVEIPGVKRDGVNIISSTEALSLDEVPQRLVVIGAGAIGLEMGSVWHRLGAEVTVVEYFDRVLPTMDKGIAKQSLRFFKKQGLKFQLGAKIEGVEQRDDGCRIEIAGHVPLMADKVLVAAGRMPCLEGLGFKELGGATDGKGFIEVDSHWQTSIPGIYAVGDVIGGAMLAHKASEEGIACVERLATGYGHVNYQTIPSIVYTHPEIGSVGQSEEDLQQEGIPFKKGVFYFKGNGRALAIEDPDGMVKVLAHKDTDRILGVHIIGPQAGDLLAEAVIAIGFGASSEDLGRTCHAHPTLSEALREAALNVEDSAIHG, translated from the coding sequence ATGGCTGCAGAGAAAAACGATATATACGATCTGGTGGTGATCGGCGCCGGCCCCGGCGGTTATGTCGCCGCTATCCGCGCGGCACAACTGGGGCTCAAAGTTGCCTGCGTGGAGAAACACGACAGCCTCGGGGGGACCTGTCTCAATGTGGGATGTATTCCCAGCAAGGCGCTGTTGGAGTCGACCTGGAAATACCATGAGTGCGTGCACAGTATGGATGTCCATGGGATCACCCTGAAGGACATCTCCTTCGATCTCAAGATGATGATGTCCCGCAAGGACAGAATCGTAGCCACTCTTACCGGGGGATTGGAACATCTGTTTAAGAAAAACAGGATCGACCGTTTTACCGGGACTGCCCGCCTGCTGGAAAATCTTAAAGTGGAGGTCAGCGGGGAAAAGGTGGAGACCGTGCAGGGTAAAGCCATACTCATTGCCACAGGCAGCAAGGCCGTGGAGATACCCGGAGTGAAAAGAGATGGAGTCAATATTATTTCGAGTACCGAGGCACTTTCGCTCGATGAAGTTCCCCAACGTCTGGTGGTGATCGGCGCCGGAGCAATCGGCCTGGAAATGGGATCGGTGTGGCACCGGCTGGGTGCCGAGGTGACCGTGGTGGAATATTTTGACCGGGTGCTGCCCACTATGGATAAAGGCATTGCCAAGCAGAGTCTACGCTTTTTTAAAAAGCAGGGCCTGAAGTTCCAGCTTGGCGCGAAGATAGAGGGTGTGGAGCAGCGCGATGACGGCTGCCGCATTGAAATTGCCGGTCACGTGCCGCTTATGGCCGACAAGGTACTGGTCGCCGCCGGCAGAATGCCCTGCCTCGAAGGCCTGGGGTTCAAGGAGCTTGGCGGAGCAACCGACGGCAAAGGATTTATTGAAGTTGATTCACACTGGCAGACATCGATACCGGGAATATATGCCGTCGGCGATGTCATCGGTGGCGCCATGCTGGCCCATAAGGCCTCGGAGGAAGGGATAGCCTGCGTTGAGCGGCTGGCCACGGGATATGGCCATGTCAATTACCAGACCATTCCCAGCATTGTCTATACTCATCCGGAGATTGGCTCCGTCGGCCAAAGTGAAGAAGACCTTCAACAGGAGGGTATTCCTTTCAAAAAGGGAGTCTTCTATTTTAAGGGCAATGGCAGGGCGCTTGCCATCGAAGATCCCGACGGTATGGTCAAAGTTCTTGCCCATAAAGATACCGACAGAATTCTCGGGGTGCATATCATCGGACCGCAGGCCGGCGATCTTCTTGCCGAAGCGGTAATCGCCATTGGATTCGGGGCAAGCAGTGAAGACCTTGGCCGAACCTGCCACGCCCATCCGACTCTTTCGGAAGCACTGCGTGAAGCTGCTCTAAACGTCGAAGACAGTGCCATTCATGGTTGA
- a CDS encoding NADH:flavin oxidoreductase/NADH oxidase, with the protein MAKSRIFESFSLKGVTFKNRIAMAPMCQYSAGNDGLVNDWHFIHYAARAIGQAGLIIVEATAVESRGRISNRDLGIWSDAAIEPFNKLIRQVKKHGCKIGIQIAHAGRKATIVDEPIVAPSAIPFNDTLQVPVELSTSEIDSVIHNFASSARRAVAAGVDFIEIHAAHGYLINQFLSPLTNVRKDEFGTDKSLFLKMILEEVVKSIPDQMPVFIRVSAEEYMEGGNHPEDLCRLLEPVKHFIDLVHVSSGGVIENAAVESYPGYQLHFADILRQQLKLPVMAVGMLESPAFAEEALQNNKADFIALGREFLRNPFWPLHAASHLSEDIEWPEQYARAKL; encoded by the coding sequence ATGGCAAAATCACGAATTTTCGAATCGTTCTCTCTCAAAGGTGTAACATTTAAAAACCGTATCGCAATGGCTCCAATGTGCCAATACTCTGCGGGCAATGATGGCCTGGTCAATGATTGGCATTTTATCCATTATGCTGCCAGAGCAATTGGTCAAGCCGGCCTTATCATTGTTGAAGCTACAGCTGTCGAATCCCGGGGGCGGATATCCAACAGGGATCTGGGGATTTGGAGTGATGCCGCGATCGAGCCGTTTAATAAACTGATCCGGCAGGTTAAAAAACATGGATGTAAAATTGGTATTCAGATAGCGCATGCCGGACGAAAGGCAACGATCGTTGACGAACCAATTGTGGCTCCAAGTGCGATACCGTTTAACGATACACTTCAGGTTCCAGTCGAATTAAGTACCTCTGAAATCGACAGTGTGATACATAACTTTGCCAGTTCTGCCAGGCGGGCAGTAGCGGCCGGTGTTGATTTTATCGAAATACACGCGGCTCACGGTTATTTGATTAATCAGTTTTTGTCACCTTTGACAAATGTGAGAAAAGACGAATTTGGAACAGATAAATCTCTGTTTCTGAAAATGATTCTGGAAGAAGTCGTGAAATCTATTCCCGATCAGATGCCTGTTTTTATACGCGTATCTGCAGAAGAATATATGGAAGGCGGTAATCATCCTGAGGATTTGTGCAGGCTTCTTGAGCCGGTGAAGCATTTCATCGATCTTGTGCACGTAAGTTCAGGTGGAGTTATTGAAAATGCGGCCGTGGAATCATATCCAGGGTATCAGCTGCACTTTGCCGATATTCTCCGGCAACAGTTAAAGCTGCCGGTTATGGCGGTTGGGATGCTGGAATCTCCAGCTTTTGCAGAAGAAGCATTACAGAATAATAAGGCCGATTTTATAGCACTTGGTCGTGAGTTTCTGCGCAATCCCTTTTGGCCGCTGCATGCAGCCAGCCATCTTAGTGAAGATATTGAGTGGCCGGAACAATATGCAAGAGCGAAGTTGTAA
- a CDS encoding 2-oxoglutarate dehydrogenase E1 component, with protein sequence MKRELPAYENLQYIEAVWERYKQDPDSVSPQWHSYFTGFENEDSAQPPPQPTESPRFAAGRQQLHQGYGPGGKVCAGCGRAEAMSFLQYNVSLLVRNYRVRGHLLAGFNPLVTPRTFFPELDPKYYEMTPDDLDLLFNFGPVSGQKAMPLREIIEILKETYTGFIGVQFMHIDALREREWLQQRMESSRNKIRLSRKQQVRILERLTDAVVFERFIQKKFVGAKSFSLEGAETLIPLLDQAIEKAAEQGVDNIVIGMPHRGRLNVLANIMGKHPHTIFEEFQDPYAEFNVGRGDVKYHKGYHRDYMTKDGKKVVLDLSFNPSHLEFVGPVAQGALKARQVKLEETDASRGLLILIHGDASMAGEGIVQETLNLSELAGFSVGGTLHVVVNNQIGFTTLPAEGRSTTYASDVAKMLQTPIFHVNGEVPHAVAQCLDLSLDFRRQFKRDVVIDMYCYRRKGHNEGDEPRFTQPLMYAEIEKRPTVRESYVKHLVDLGELEEEEADSIQRNREQYYEKEYSKLEDSEEESSAPLSLFTPSHGPYVGGIDAHVEEVETGVSLERLQKLGERLVAIPPGFHANRKIVKLLEARKEMFSGDSPLDWGAAEALAFASLIDEQIPVRLCGQDSQRGTFSHRHSVLHDTENGASFMPLANISAAQARIDILNSPLTEGAVLGFEYGYSTAFPESLVIWEAQFGDFANVAQVYIDQFISSGETKWNLLSGLVLLLPHGLEGTGPEHASARLERYLANAATDNYQVVWPTEPCQIFHLLRRQAMRKIRKPLIVMSPKSLLRHPGAVSSIKSLTQGSFRKIIPDDEVKAADVERILLCTGKIYYDLLKERQERNLNSIAIVRLEQLYPLPEDILASALAAYPKNIPLLWVQEEPLNMGAYPFIRIRFGDFLSEHWSFDRVGRPISATPATGSASSHRLEQSLLFKAVFDDRR encoded by the coding sequence ATGAAGAGAGAATTACCAGCTTATGAGAATCTCCAATATATAGAAGCGGTCTGGGAGCGCTATAAACAGGATCCGGATTCGGTATCGCCGCAATGGCATTCCTATTTTACCGGATTTGAAAACGAGGATTCAGCCCAGCCCCCACCCCAGCCTACCGAATCTCCACGGTTTGCAGCAGGCAGACAACAGCTGCATCAGGGATATGGACCGGGAGGTAAAGTTTGTGCAGGGTGCGGCCGCGCCGAGGCCATGTCGTTTCTGCAGTACAATGTCAGTCTGCTGGTCAGGAACTACAGGGTGCGGGGACATCTTCTCGCCGGTTTCAATCCATTGGTAACACCCCGCACCTTTTTTCCCGAGCTCGATCCAAAATATTATGAGATGACTCCGGATGATCTGGATCTGCTCTTTAATTTCGGTCCTGTTTCCGGACAAAAGGCCATGCCTTTACGGGAAATTATCGAGATACTCAAGGAGACCTATACAGGTTTTATCGGCGTGCAGTTCATGCATATAGACGCCCTGCGGGAACGGGAGTGGCTGCAGCAGCGCATGGAGTCCAGCAGAAACAAAATCCGGCTTTCCAGGAAACAGCAGGTAAGGATTTTGGAGAGGCTGACCGATGCAGTCGTCTTCGAGCGTTTTATTCAGAAGAAATTCGTCGGAGCAAAATCCTTTTCACTGGAGGGTGCCGAAACGCTTATTCCTCTTCTTGATCAAGCCATAGAAAAAGCGGCGGAGCAAGGGGTTGACAATATTGTCATAGGCATGCCCCACAGGGGCCGGCTCAACGTTCTGGCCAATATCATGGGTAAGCATCCCCACACAATTTTTGAGGAATTCCAGGATCCTTATGCCGAATTTAACGTCGGCCGGGGTGATGTCAAGTACCACAAGGGATATCACCGTGATTACATGACCAAAGACGGCAAGAAGGTGGTCCTGGATCTCTCTTTTAATCCCAGTCATCTTGAGTTTGTCGGACCGGTGGCGCAGGGGGCTCTGAAGGCACGTCAGGTCAAGCTCGAGGAAACCGACGCCAGCCGGGGGCTGTTGATCCTTATTCACGGTGATGCCTCGATGGCGGGGGAAGGCATCGTCCAGGAAACCCTGAACCTCAGCGAACTGGCCGGCTTTTCCGTGGGAGGAACCCTGCACGTGGTGGTCAACAACCAGATCGGTTTCACCACCCTGCCTGCCGAAGGACGCTCGACGACGTATGCCAGCGATGTCGCCAAGATGCTCCAGACTCCCATTTTTCATGTAAACGGTGAAGTGCCTCATGCCGTGGCCCAGTGTCTGGATCTGTCGCTGGACTTTCGCCGGCAATTCAAGAGGGATGTGGTCATCGATATGTATTGTTATCGCCGCAAGGGGCATAACGAAGGAGATGAACCGCGGTTTACCCAGCCTCTTATGTATGCCGAGATAGAAAAGCGTCCAACGGTTCGGGAAAGCTACGTGAAGCATCTGGTCGACCTCGGTGAACTGGAGGAAGAGGAGGCGGATAGCATTCAACGAAACCGTGAGCAATATTATGAAAAGGAATACAGCAAGCTGGAAGATTCCGAAGAAGAGAGCTCTGCGCCACTGAGTCTGTTCACTCCCTCTCACGGCCCTTATGTCGGTGGCATCGATGCCCATGTAGAAGAGGTGGAAACAGGTGTTTCTCTTGAGCGCCTGCAGAAACTGGGAGAGCGGCTGGTCGCAATTCCACCGGGTTTTCACGCGAACCGGAAAATAGTCAAGCTGCTCGAGGCAAGAAAAGAGATGTTTTCCGGAGATTCTCCGCTTGACTGGGGGGCTGCCGAAGCACTTGCTTTTGCCTCGCTGATCGATGAACAGATTCCGGTGCGCCTCTGTGGCCAGGATAGTCAGCGGGGTACCTTCAGCCACCGGCACAGTGTACTTCATGACACTGAAAACGGGGCCAGTTTTATGCCTCTTGCCAATATCAGTGCAGCGCAGGCCAGAATCGACATACTTAACAGCCCGCTCACCGAAGGTGCCGTTCTGGGATTCGAGTACGGCTACTCCACAGCCTTTCCAGAGTCGCTGGTAATATGGGAGGCGCAGTTCGGCGATTTTGCCAATGTCGCCCAGGTCTATATCGACCAGTTTATCAGCTCGGGGGAGACCAAGTGGAATCTCCTCTCCGGCCTGGTTCTGCTCCTGCCCCATGGTCTGGAAGGAACAGGTCCGGAGCACGCCAGTGCGCGTCTGGAGCGATATCTTGCCAATGCGGCCACGGACAACTATCAGGTGGTCTGGCCCACGGAGCCCTGCCAGATCTTCCATCTTCTGAGGCGCCAGGCCATGCGCAAGATTCGAAAACCTCTGATTGTGATGTCACCGAAAAGCCTGTTGCGGCATCCCGGAGCCGTTTCATCAATAAAGAGTTTGACCCAGGGCAGTTTCAGAAAAATCATTCCCGATGATGAGGTTAAAGCCGCAGATGTGGAACGGATTCTGCTGTGCACCGGAAAGATTTATTACGATCTGCTGAAAGAACGGCAGGAGAGGAACCTCAACTCCATTGCCATTGTAAGGCTGGAGCAGCTTTATCCTCTGCCTGAAGATATTCTGGCATCCGCCCTGGCCGCCTACCCCAAAAACATTCCGCTGCTCTGGGTCCAGGAAGAGCCGCTCAATATGGGAGCCTATCCCTTTATACGCATCCGCTTTGGCGATTTCCTCAGCGAGCACTGGTCATTCGACAGGGTGGGGCGGCCGATATCGGCAACACCGGCGACAGGATCCGCATCCAGCCACAGACTGGAGCAATCACTGTTGTTCAAGGCGGTTTTTGATGACCGGAGGTAG
- a CDS encoding MBL fold metallo-hydrolase: MSKYRLTILVDNRADTGLISEHGFALFMETPTGNILLDSGQSTALLPNAKALGIELDKTAILVLSHGHYDHTGGVVDLLELNKSLEIYLHAGVFQPRYSLGDGTAKIIKMPLTAMEALMHHPDTRVHWLTRPTDLHEGIGITGPIPRNCTFEDTGGKFFLDPEGKEIDIIRDDNAMWLQWKKGLTICLGCCHAGLLNTLDYIVKLTGEKRIDTIIGGLHLLHADESRLNRTVKKLKYFDIRRIIACHCSGDATVNYLASHLSCEVIQGSAGMVIEV; this comes from the coding sequence ATGAGTAAATATCGCCTGACAATCCTGGTCGACAATAGAGCCGACACCGGCCTTATAAGTGAACACGGCTTTGCCTTGTTCATGGAAACCCCGACAGGAAACATTCTTCTCGACAGTGGCCAAAGTACCGCCCTGCTGCCCAACGCTAAAGCTCTAGGGATCGAACTCGACAAAACGGCCATTCTGGTACTGAGCCACGGCCACTATGACCACACCGGTGGAGTTGTAGATCTTCTCGAACTCAATAAAAGCCTGGAAATTTATCTTCACGCCGGGGTATTTCAGCCGCGCTACAGCCTGGGAGACGGTACAGCCAAAATCATTAAAATGCCGCTCACTGCCATGGAAGCGCTAATGCATCACCCGGATACCAGGGTACACTGGTTAACCAGACCAACAGATCTGCATGAAGGGATCGGCATAACCGGTCCGATTCCCAGAAACTGCACCTTTGAAGACACCGGGGGAAAATTTTTTCTCGATCCAGAGGGAAAAGAAATCGATATTATCCGTGATGACAATGCCATGTGGCTTCAGTGGAAAAAAGGACTGACCATTTGCCTGGGATGCTGCCATGCCGGCCTCCTCAACACCCTGGACTACATCGTTAAGCTGACAGGAGAGAAACGGATCGACACGATAATAGGTGGCTTGCATCTGCTTCATGCCGACGAATCCAGGTTGAACAGGACTGTAAAAAAACTGAAGTACTTTGATATCAGACGAATCATAGCCTGCCACTGCAGTGGCGATGCGACGGTAAACTATCTGGCTTCACATCTTAGCTGTGAGGTTATTCAGGGAAGTGCAGGGATGGTGATTGAAGTTTAA
- the odhB gene encoding 2-oxoglutarate dehydrogenase complex dihydrolipoyllysine-residue succinyltransferase encodes MIVEIKVPDLGETINEVEIGEWLVDIGGRVKLDDELVEVESEKATVEIPSPQEGILVEILKKQGETAAIGEVIGRLDTEEGGKEKVAAEPDAGQEKEPAQAEKATRDIESDKGESPEPAPEESRERKGDMPEGSKVKVMPAAARILAEHDISPETVTPTGPGGRLLKEDVLRAVEDRPAAKVEKVEKKEEPEPSLAEEEISEDELEHRVAMTPIRRTIAARLLEAKQNMALLTTFNEVDMSEVKKARTLFGKEFAEKYGVRLGFMSFFVKASVAALLDFPRVNARIEGRDIVYSHSCDIGVAIGGGKGLVVPVVRRAERLGFADIENKIGEFAEKAKDNSLTMDELQGGTFTISNGGIYGSMLSTPIVNPPQSAILGLHAIKDRPVAIDGEVVIRPIMYLALTYDHRIIDGREAVTFLKSIKERIEDPRKLLLEI; translated from the coding sequence ATGATTGTTGAAATTAAAGTGCCTGATTTAGGGGAAACGATAAACGAGGTTGAGATCGGTGAATGGCTTGTCGACATCGGCGGCAGAGTAAAGCTGGATGATGAGCTGGTCGAAGTAGAGTCCGAAAAGGCGACCGTGGAAATCCCCTCTCCGCAGGAAGGAATCCTGGTGGAGATTCTCAAAAAGCAGGGTGAAACAGCCGCAATCGGCGAGGTCATCGGCCGTCTTGATACGGAGGAGGGCGGCAAGGAAAAAGTTGCGGCAGAACCCGATGCAGGACAGGAAAAAGAGCCTGCACAAGCTGAAAAGGCGACAAGGGATATCGAGTCCGATAAGGGAGAATCTCCTGAGCCGGCGCCCGAAGAATCCAGAGAAAGAAAAGGGGATATGCCGGAAGGCTCGAAGGTTAAGGTGATGCCTGCCGCCGCCAGAATCCTGGCAGAGCATGATATCTCCCCTGAGACGGTGACGCCCACCGGACCCGGAGGACGGCTGCTCAAGGAGGACGTCCTTCGCGCCGTGGAGGACAGGCCTGCGGCCAAGGTAGAGAAGGTAGAGAAGAAAGAGGAACCGGAGCCATCCCTTGCCGAAGAGGAAATTTCGGAAGATGAGCTGGAACATCGTGTTGCCATGACGCCTATTCGCCGCACCATTGCGGCCAGGCTTCTGGAAGCCAAGCAGAATATGGCCCTGCTGACTACCTTCAATGAAGTGGACATGTCCGAGGTCAAGAAAGCACGTACCCTCTTCGGCAAGGAGTTTGCCGAGAAATACGGGGTGAGGCTGGGATTCATGTCGTTCTTCGTCAAGGCCTCGGTTGCGGCCCTTCTCGATTTTCCCCGGGTGAACGCCAGAATAGAGGGCAGGGATATCGTCTATAGCCACAGTTGCGACATCGGTGTCGCCATCGGTGGCGGCAAAGGGCTGGTGGTCCCGGTCGTGCGTCGGGCAGAGCGCCTGGGCTTTGCCGATATAGAGAATAAGATCGGTGAGTTTGCCGAAAAGGCCAAGGATAACAGCCTGACCATGGACGAGCTGCAAGGGGGGACCTTCACCATCAGTAATGGTGGGATTTACGGATCGATGCTCTCTACCCCGATCGTCAATCCTCCGCAAAGCGCCATATTAGGCCTGCACGCCATAAAGGACAGGCCGGTGGCCATTGACGGCGAAGTGGTGATCCGGCCGATAATGTACCTGGCGCTGACCTATGATCATCGAATCATCGACGGTCGTGAGGCTGTAACCTTTCTCAAAAGCATAAAAGAGCGGATAGAAGACCCGCGGAAACTTCTCCTGGAGATTTGA
- a CDS encoding dimethylarginine dimethylaminohydrolase family protein translates to MPTPTPCYHFNSAIVRKPSISVIRGLRAEERGDPDYEAVQAEHQAYVAALESAGLNVIVLPGLEAFPDSLFVEDPALVFSEGAVLLNAGAASRQGEAQELSPVLHDCFDTVLELRENGHVDGGDILVTPKSVLIGLSARTDPAGAAVLIDCLKTLGYKSEVVHTPTGVLHFKTECSLLDEETVLLTQRMAQSDLFNGFRKMVIPDGEEPAANALRINDSVLVSAGYQRTIDMLAGSGYAIVPVKTEEIEKIDAGLSCMSLRWFHNRKPNKF, encoded by the coding sequence ATGCCGACTCCCACACCTTGTTATCACTTCAATTCAGCAATAGTCAGAAAACCTTCAATATCCGTGATCCGTGGCCTGCGGGCTGAAGAACGAGGCGATCCCGACTACGAGGCGGTTCAAGCTGAACACCAGGCCTATGTCGCCGCCCTCGAATCCGCCGGACTCAATGTCATCGTGCTGCCTGGGCTCGAGGCGTTTCCGGATTCGCTCTTCGTTGAAGACCCGGCGCTGGTTTTTAGCGAAGGGGCCGTGCTGTTGAATGCCGGTGCAGCATCGAGACAGGGCGAAGCACAGGAACTTTCACCGGTTTTACACGATTGTTTCGACACTGTGCTGGAACTGCGGGAAAACGGTCATGTCGATGGCGGTGATATACTGGTGACGCCGAAATCCGTACTTATCGGCCTTTCCGCACGTACCGATCCCGCCGGAGCGGCTGTGCTCATCGATTGCCTCAAAACCCTGGGCTATAAGAGTGAGGTAGTGCACACTCCTACCGGAGTCCTGCATTTTAAAACCGAATGCTCGCTGCTCGATGAAGAGACGGTTCTGCTCACCCAGCGTATGGCACAATCGGATCTCTTTAATGGTTTTCGCAAAATGGTGATCCCTGATGGCGAGGAACCGGCCGCAAACGCCCTCCGGATCAACGATTCGGTTCTGGTAAGTGCGGGCTATCAGCGAACCATCGACATGCTTGCCGGAAGCGGCTATGCAATTGTGCCTGTCAAGACTGAAGAGATTGAAAAAATTGATGCCGGATTGTCCTGCATGTCCCTGCGCTGGTTCCATAACAGGAAGCCAAACAAATTCTAA
- a CDS encoding histidine kinase dimerization/phosphoacceptor domain -containing protein produces the protein MLRIIKESLGVKLFVLLTAVVVMAVVPLTYSALHSLIDYGDQALELHSDHITSQTLSSLQRITREKAALHQKHFDQIASSAAMLGSQAAAIYNNLQLYAGNPLYHDHLLPSPLTGNFISDLAAPVTTIYWGGSQISPVIREELRAISHMAPLFERALKDNPEALASHTITASGIGKYCTTREKYKKASLEIPSPSVFDLRDGEPMTIFSHAEDRSGDVRWTDIYKDDVIEGFMLTASAPVYDDKDRFRGITGIDVPLSAVIDDILTTDSHQDDNWPLFSFLLGANSKIIAFPQKYYPLFGIEPDSSEYLYSSDRLNLFLDDSIHDNVRRLAGIVAGSLEHQQKIMLDGENYYVVTSKMQKQGWIFGVVVRESDMLQTVNSGRRELGQSIRTMAVKSVIFSLVTLSIAIAIIFLLLAHLINPLRKLSQATEQVAAGNFEVQCPVTTKDEPGILAASFNSMVMQLRAAQKQQQKYSSYLEKEVAKRNEQVNHQKLELEKTVIRLQDEIEQRQIVSDKLQEQGEELQKSLQEKEVLLREIHHRIKNNMLIIISMLALQRQDIEQEKQREIFREMENRIRSMALVHEKLYSSNSISQIDTGSYLHDIAKSLLSSMVIDGRITLDVQTEPIAIDIDHAVPIGLVTNEIITNSIRHAFPEGRKGTISLAVKRCADNQLLLTLADDGIGLPEDFDIMRSSTFGTGIIIAGLVKMQLKGELTMEREMGTKYSIRFLDPILHKRL, from the coding sequence ATGTTGAGAATAATAAAAGAAAGCCTGGGTGTTAAATTATTTGTCCTCCTTACCGCAGTTGTAGTCATGGCGGTTGTTCCTCTTACCTATTCGGCTTTGCACTCCCTGATCGACTACGGCGACCAGGCTCTTGAACTACACAGCGATCATATCACATCGCAGACGCTTTCTTCTTTGCAAAGAATTACCCGGGAAAAGGCAGCACTCCACCAGAAGCATTTCGATCAGATTGCCTCCTCGGCAGCCATGCTGGGAAGCCAGGCGGCGGCCATTTACAATAATCTTCAACTTTATGCCGGCAATCCACTCTACCATGATCATCTTTTGCCTTCTCCGCTTACCGGCAATTTCATCAGCGATCTTGCCGCACCGGTGACAACAATCTACTGGGGAGGATCACAGATCTCACCGGTCATCCGGGAGGAGTTGCGGGCCATAAGCCATATGGCTCCGCTGTTTGAAAGAGCTCTCAAAGATAACCCGGAAGCACTTGCCAGTCATACGATTACCGCTTCAGGTATAGGTAAGTATTGCACAACAAGGGAAAAATATAAAAAGGCTTCCCTGGAGATTCCTTCTCCATCTGTTTTCGATCTGAGGGATGGCGAGCCGATGACAATTTTCAGCCATGCTGAAGACCGCAGCGGAGATGTCCGCTGGACAGACATCTATAAAGACGATGTCATAGAAGGCTTCATGCTCACCGCCAGCGCCCCGGTCTATGATGACAAAGATCGATTTCGCGGTATTACAGGTATCGATGTACCGCTTTCCGCCGTCATCGACGATATTCTTACAACCGACAGTCACCAGGATGATAATTGGCCTCTGTTTTCCTTTCTCCTTGGTGCAAACAGCAAGATCATCGCCTTTCCCCAAAAGTACTACCCGCTCTTCGGCATTGAGCCTGACTCGTCGGAATATCTCTACTCCAGTGATCGACTCAATCTCTTTCTCGATGACTCGATCCATGACAATGTCCGAAGACTTGCCGGGATTGTGGCCGGCAGCCTTGAACATCAACAGAAAATAATGCTCGATGGCGAAAACTATTATGTCGTCACCAGCAAAATGCAGAAACAGGGATGGATTTTCGGCGTTGTCGTCCGTGAAAGCGATATGCTGCAAACCGTGAATTCAGGCCGTCGCGAACTCGGTCAGTCCATACGAACAATGGCCGTTAAAAGCGTGATCTTCTCGCTGGTCACTCTTAGTATAGCCATTGCCATCATCTTTCTACTGCTTGCACACTTAATCAACCCGCTGCGCAAACTCTCTCAGGCAACCGAGCAGGTGGCGGCCGGCAATTTCGAGGTACAATGTCCGGTGACCACCAAGGATGAACCGGGTATTCTGGCAGCATCGTTCAACTCCATGGTGATGCAGCTGCGCGCCGCCCAGAAGCAGCAGCAAAAGTACTCCAGCTATCTGGAAAAAGAGGTGGCAAAACGGAATGAGCAGGTCAACCACCAGAAGCTGGAACTGGAAAAAACCGTCATCAGATTGCAGGACGAGATAGAGCAACGCCAGATCGTCTCAGATAAGCTGCAGGAGCAGGGCGAGGAGTTGCAGAAATCGCTTCAGGAGAAGGAGGTGCTGCTGCGGGAGATACATCATCGTATCAAGAACAACATGCTTATTATCATCTCCATGCTCGCACTGCAGCGCCAGGATATCGAGCAAGAGAAACAGCGTGAGATTTTCAGAGAGATGGAAAATCGTATCCGGTCAATGGCACTGGTTCATGAAAAGCTCTACTCCTCCAACAGCATCAGCCAAATAGACACAGGTTCCTACCTTCATGATATCGCCAAGTCTCTGTTGTCCTCCATGGTAATTGACGGCAGGATAACTCTCGATGTGCAGACCGAACCCATAGCCATCGATATTGATCACGCCGTACCCATCGGCCTGGTGACCAATGAGATCATTACCAACTCCATCAGGCATGCCTTCCCGGAAGGTCGAAAAGGGACTATATCCCTTGCCGTCAAAAGGTGTGCAGACAACCAGCTGCTTCTAACTTTGGCCGATGACGGAATTGGACTGCCGGAGGATTTTGATATTATGCGGTCATCAACCTTTGGCACTGGCATTATCATCGCCGGTCTGGTAAAAATGCAGCTCAAGGGCGAACTGACAATGGAACGTGAAATGGGAACCAAATACAGCATCCGCTTTCTCGATCCCATACTACACAAGCGTTTATGA